The sequence atatatatgtatgtgtgttgtgtttggtgtttgtgtgtatatttgtctgtctgtgtttgtccctccaccatcgcttcacacaccaatgttggtgtgtttacgttcccgtaatctagcgtttcggcaaataagtactaggcttacaagaataagatctggggtcgaattgtttgactaaggcagtgctccagcatggccgcagtcaaatgactgaaacaagtacaagagtaataTTTGAATTTCAACAGACAAAGAAAGTTTTGTAAATTCACTGAGGGGGAAATGTGTCTGCTTCTTAAGTAGCAAATACAGAGAGATGTATGGCAAAGAAATTGCCAAACCTTATAAAATACGGGTGAAAGACGACTAAAACACTAGTAATGGTATATGTGTTACTTGAATTATTTACGTTTCCTGgcagcttttttttctatgaagatatgtggcaatattccatcaatatttgcagaaatataatatatacactgttgGTGTGTTGTTTGTAggttatttttctatgaaatcaTTCTAATATTGACTGATTCGGacatagagagtgagaaaaagatgttggtaGACAGATAAATTCCACTTAATTCTAAGTAACAGTTTCAAAATGgaattcattcacttcattatttagatctatattttcctattgatcacaaatctttaaaataggGAACGAAGAGGGTAGTGGTGATGGACAGTGAAGTATAACTGGCAACACTACGAATCATGTGAATATcaaaatcattttctttctttgatctcCTGACAACTGCATATTGTTTATTGTGTGGCCTTTGTCAAAAACACTAGCGACAGTATAATGTATTGGTAGAATTAAaacgaaatacatataaatatgattatatacaaaatagaatGTACCGGTTTAACTGTTCATTGCCAGGAAATACTTACTGTGGTGGTAAACATGctctaatttttttctcaaatttgggTCCTTAATGAGGTCCAatggtgtgttattgttgttgtttttatggtgAAAGTCCTCTCCCTGACTGGCGAGATATCTCGCAACCACTACACCAGAGAgcatttccttctttttcaggTTAAGGGCAGTGCAGCActacaaatgatgaaatataaaatgatgacaatattacataaatttcaaaacaaatgcCCCTAATTACACAAAAGTTCATCTAAATTTACTCATAGGTTGTTTATCCACCAATTAAAGCAATTACAAAGTATTGAGTTCCTACATAATCTTTATTGAGTCCATTTcccattttcatgttttttactttattttcaacaCTGAGACACCCTCTAAATATATTGTCATTACATTGAGCAGGACACCGTATTGATTAACATCAAGCTTATTGTTaattaatgagtaaatatttacttgtcaatcacaaatatcacaatatattcaatagaaaaatcaaatataggagaacaaaccaacaagaacCTATCTATATAATTGGCTTGATAAGGCGAGCATGTGGCCATAAGAaagagtattgtatatataaatataacacaacatGAGAAGAAAGAACATAAGTTATATCAGAAACAAAACACCTATAACATAACAAAGTCAATACCACACAGACATGACCAAACATATCAATAATGTTTCCATAATTAAGCAAGAAGCATCTTTGAATGATGACGGTAAAGTAAGGAAGCAGGAATTAGTGTCAAGTCAGAagtaatggaggagtatttttaatcacggacaagtgaattttggaagaggcgacttgcaagtctaccagatagatggaagagcattgtagacaatgaaggagaatatgttttagattaacaaaaaaagtactttgtttatcttaattttgaaaaatataagactTATAAAAACTGCTTCATTTATGAGATGACAGCAAAAAGTCCAAAGTATTGACGTccatactgttgatgacatcagaTAGCCGAATACAGTGAACGGGCTTTAAACAGCATTTTACAAGATATATACTCAAACTCAAAAtcattacttgtgtgtgtttgtctgtgtgagtgtgtgtgtgtgtgtgtgcgtgtgcgtgtgtgtgtgtgtgtgtggtgtgttgtgtgtgtgcctaagtacAGAATTAAATACTGGAAACTCACTAAGGACCATGCTTTATTGTATTCATTCTCTAGTGTCTTAACATTGAACAATGTTATGACATGTCCACAAGAAGTCAGTGGATTCATGTCGTGTACAAGAAGTAGGATAGAGAGCAGTTTCACTCAGAATTTTCATAGATGGACTGGATGTAtttaccatggcaccagcactataaGCTCAGACATCTCTTCTATCCTGCATCATTGTTAATTGAGAATAATATCTCCTCTATTAAATAGGCCACTTCTCCGTCACATTGTGATGGCTGTGTTTATATGGCCAACAACCGAGATGGGTCACCTCTCGACCGTGGTGAGACGACCTTTGGAGTGAAAGGAGATGGAATATTGTTTGTTACATAATATCACTCGGTCATAAGGGGAGACTGGGTCACGGAATGGTAATGGAGGATGGGGTTGATAGGGGAGAATTGATACATGACAACcaagcttgtctgtctgtctgtctctgtctcacactcacacaaagctCACAAATGCACaaaatcacacagacacagacacacacagacacacacagacacacacacacagacacacaccagtatatacacaaacaatttaAAAACTTACTTCGTTTAGTAAATCCAAGGGTGCACCCTCGGAATTAAACTTTTCTGTTGCTATGGCTAGGTGCAAACAGCTGTTACCTTCACCATCAACAGCATTTATGCTTGCACCCAGGGCTATTAACAGGTGTGTAATTCCCAGGTGACCCCGGGAAACGGCTTCAAGCAATGGTGTCATTCTCTGATGGTTCGGAATATCGAACTGAACTGAACCCTTTGTGgaggtaaaaatagaaaatgaaaatttacatgaaaatcaggATGGATATCAATGTGTCAttattgtcttctactgtatactTGATCAAACTGATCATGTACATTTGATGTTTGTCCGTAAAATCAACCTTCGTAAGATCCTCTAGATGTTGCTATGAGAATGTGTTCTAGACAGGATAAAGATGTCCTAAATAGATTCTTTCAGCTTAATCACCTTTTTCCTAACTTTAGTAAGTTTTTGGGGAGCTGAACACGATTGAACACATGATTAACGATCAAGACTAGTAAGAAGAATTTAAATTTCTAAAGTATACTTTTGATGTTGCTATAATTAATAAGAGGTTCATAAAACTTTTGAGGTGGTTAGTGTCCACCACCATGAAATTAATGCGTgtgcacaccacacatacaccagAGACAcactcaatataaatataaatatatatatatatatataaatatatatatattatagatatatataggatatatatatatatatatagggagagaagagagagatttatatacattactgttggatatataaatatatatgttgaatgagGAATATGTAAAATGAAGTTCACGAGAACTTTATCCATCACAACCATTGGTTGACCCGTGTTGCATCGATTCTTGCGGGTGGAGAGTTCTCGGTATCGcttggtatgttgttgttgtcagtaggTTCTTGGATTATAGCATTATAGCCAACAACCTCCTGCAATATCATGCCAAGCGAAACCGAGAATATTTAGTGAGGTTTCTTCTGTAAAACAAGACCCAGATGAGATGCATCTGCACCGGAGGATGCAAACACATCCAATTGTACAGTATCCACCCACAAGGGTCCGATGCAAAATGGGTCAATACTCCATTTCCCAATCCCTCATTTGTACTAAAAACCCTGTGAAATTTCTGAGGTAGACTAAGTGACATTATATATCactacgtgtggtgtgtgtgtgcgcagacatacattcatacatacatacatacatacatacatacatacatacatacatacaacacacacacacataatacacactacatacatacatacatagagaaactgTGCATATTTAGCTGTCCAGCGGATGTTGACGTAAGTGAAAAATAGAATATctggaaataaactgaataactgacatatctatgtatatatatgttttgattgtagaaaagataaatccggagaagaagccacactctaagatgtagagcagcgTATATTTTAAAACTGGGGAAGGCCGGTTCCGGCATTACCCTTGTTTTCCGGTCCAAAAGGATTTAGCTTGCCTAGGACCTCTTCCAAATATGGAGGGTGGAAAAGCCCTTCACCTCATACACCTAATCACGTCCAATAGCTTTTCCAGCTGCATACGGGTGTATAGTTCGTTGGATGACGTTGGGATGTTATTGCTGGGTGTCCGAGGtcaaattctttcatatttatggAGACCCGTGGTTTCAGTGAATATGTAGAAACGCTTCAATGGTGAGCTATTTAACAGAAACCACATGGTCACTGGGATAATCTCTTGCCAGGGAGCTGAAAGGATCGTTTGCAGAACACGTAAATCCCAGGCTTTTCCCcatccatattttgaagaggtcttaggctAACAGGGTCTTACGAAACCGTACAAGCTAAAACCTTTATGAATGGGAAACCCagagtaatcccataaaccacccccaattttaatatacatacatatatatgtataagtatatatatataagtatatatgcatgtaatgtattatGACTGATTCCTTTTTGATATCTTACtaaatctccttctctcttccataaaaaactgttttgtaaattattgtcttccatacattaatattttgaaacaaaattctgttcttgtatattatatgcattgaGAATGGATGTAAACATATCTTCTATGAACTGAGTGCTTGTTATTTTATACCTGTTTTTACTTGTAAATTGTACGATGGGCACTGGTATGATTTATAACCTATACactaatgcagacatgtaaaGAATTTATCATCCACAAAAATTTCTGTGAAACGAATGTAACTGGTgacagaaatatattcattttataatttcttactttatatgtatatatacgtgtgtgtgtataaatatatacatattcctacgcatacacacacacacacccatatatatatatctgcatatatatatatatatgtgtatgtatgtatatatcaatacatatatatacgcacagacacacacagacatctttgtgtgtgtatgtatgtatatatatagagtattcATCTTGTATGTTGTGcgtatacgcttgtgtgtgtggtgtgtgagtgtcttttagTCTTGACATCTGTGTgattgatagttgtaaatgagtgccacggtcatataagcagtgtctcTTTTTCCACATTTCCACCTGCAGGACATGTTTAGTTTCTTGGCAAATGTTAGCTTCCttgaaaagaagaggagaaggttGGCGAtaggagagcatccagctgcggAAAATCTCCCCAGAAAATCTATCTGAGCCAAGCAAGTATGACGATTTTgatgatctgtatatatatacatatatatataatctatatatatatatatattactaatatatatatatatttatatatatatatacatacatacatatgtatatatatatatatatatatacatatgtatgtatgttaatatatataaaatatatagttcgattgatagatagatagacagatagacaagagagagctagagagacagacagacaggcagacagctagacagacaggcagacagccagacagccagacagagagacagacagacagatagatagatagatagatagaaagaaagaaatagctagacacacacatccatatatacatggttgtagTGTAAGAAGCTTTTTTCCCCAACAATACACTCTTCCACGTGAATCCCTCTACATGGAAACTCAGGCAAGTATATTCTACCCTTACCTAGGGCTGAACAAAATCTTGTTagatggatttggtaaatgaaaactgaaagaagcttcataacaggagtgtgtctatgtgtgtgcctatgatgtgtgtgtgtgtgagttagtgtttgcatttgtggtgtgttgtgtagcggttcggaaaagaggtgagaggataagtgatatgcttaaaataaaaaaaagtactgggatcgatgtatttgGCCTAAAAATtcgatgatgccccagcatggccgcaggcaaatgtctaaaacaattcattatattatatatataaatatacatgatgtCTATTATATTGGTTCATCTCATAATGACCTTGTTTCATTTAAGATATtatttaaagatattattatcaaTGATGGTGGTCAGTTGGACTGTCAACACCgctaatatcaacatcaacatgatcaatatacattcctccacaaacacaaggcttttgtagtacatgtgattaaatccaccccattattttactggtacattggtaatatttatttatacagatcaataaaatgctggagagtgtatatataatatatatttattaactaacCTGCTTCAGCATCGCACACACCACTTTATATTTTCGCCTGAAAGTAATGGATAagtaaagaaaaacatgaaaagaacaaacatcacacagcttgagataatagttattaggtcattaaagaaaacaaatgtaattaggtcacaataacttaattacagcaattattacacacatactcacacatatatttattcaatacacactctacacaatagaacaatgatatatacacacctgagtaaacccagaaatgtaaagacaggaaaaatactgCTGAAGAATTCTCACAGCTCattaaacatgaaatttaggaaggaaagaagggctacagtaatcctatgaaccaaagtacatgactggtattgtattttatcaaccttgcaaagatggaagaagttgaccttggcaggatttgaactctgaacgtaaagagtcgtaaataaaataacacaatttattttcttcaaaagtaataagaaacaagaacaggagaaaagaaggaagacagtttattaaaggaacccctgggtattactggtacagattatattgaccccagagtgatagtaaatattctggtaggatttgaacatggaacataaaaGAGACAAATTTAAATACTGTAAGGGGatgattctgtatttagcccagggtcggagtaaatagggaaactacaaaggagagagagtgaggaagaaagagagaaagagaaagtagttATAGATgggatgaaaagaagaagagagaggatttgaacctgtgacGTTGAGGAAATGGAGAACGAGTTGAAGCAAAGTGCCCAgtcaggcaacaacaataacaattgtggtgatgattaattaatgaagTAGATTACAGTGTTATTTCAgtgcgaaagagagaagaaagacaatgaccccatggtgggattatgacatgaatgactgaatgaaaaagaaacaaacattattgaaaacataaaagaaacagatttggatatTCCAG comes from Octopus sinensis unplaced genomic scaffold, ASM634580v1 Contig01628, whole genome shotgun sequence and encodes:
- the LOC115227074 gene encoding E3 ubiquitin-protein ligase MIB2-like isoform X1, with product MFLSFTLSDRPHSVEILLSRGCDVNPRDEDGRTPLHVACSRGHLHTVELLLGHNGIDANVVNNKGDTPLHKAVRKRKYKVVCAMLKQGSVQFDIPNHQRMTPLLEAVSRGHLGITHLLIALGASINAVDGEGNSCLHLAIATEKFNSEGAPLDLLNECCTALNLKKKEMLSGVVVARYLASQGEDFHHKNNNNNTPLDLIKDPNLRKKLEHVYHHNVCFVKTKWPQRRSFHVNIFRCVRNAVPQRYLNDAICVDRI
- the LOC115227074 gene encoding E3 ubiquitin-protein ligase MIB2-like isoform X2 — encoded protein: MAVFGDRPHSVEILLSRGCDVNPRDEDGRTPLHVACSRGHLHTVELLLGHNGIDANVVNNKGDTPLHKAVRKRKYKVVCAMLKQGSVQFDIPNHQRMTPLLEAVSRGHLGITHLLIALGASINAVDGEGNSCLHLAIATEKFNSEGAPLDLLNECCTALNLKKKEMLSGVVVARYLASQGEDFHHKNNNNNTPLDLIKDPNLRKKLEHVYHHNVCFVKTKWPQRRSFHVNIFRCVRNAVPQRYLNDAICVDRI